The genomic interval tcataaatgccaatcagataaaaaacaattccaataatacaacaggggaagtctacactgtgtattagccacctgctgtggttatccctatttatcagctctatctcaggcacctggctactgttatgaacaaattggatttactgaaaataactgatgtcatttattgccaaattgttatgtacatataaaataaacaacgagagtggacccacatcattgttgcacattagtataaacttcactgtaatctaggcgccccgtaatctgttcttaaaatagacatagccttaataaagacggcgctaattaagttggatattaaagaagctacattaagcgcactgaaaaagatgaattggacacatttgcatctttcatttattacaaagcatgtgaatatgtacaatacttttattactgacacattattcttaaagtcgacggacaacataagagggaaccacaattaaataagatccattttcgcaggatagtggtttttttagaaaatattcacatattatttttagcttgcattagttacaataataagttcgcgtgccattgaacgttgagttaagcgaacggtgcgaattaaaatctgaaactattatgtcatctgtactaacagcattaactcaatggtgtcaaatcctctatagtcaattaaaggggcattttcattttttgaagtagttaaaaaccaacttgtagtgagtgatattttgatgcaaccaattgaaacttttgactttaaatgacgaaaaatcggatatgggtgcattgtgtgtgctatgtataaaacatgacagtcactacaaaatcgtatatataatatactctgtaagagacgttacatattatgacatttcaaatttaaaccacaaaattgacaattatccaaagatatatcattcattttagtgaaggaatgatatattataataaccatgaaaagtatttccgtttgactatgcctttaacgaaataatttttcataataatatatataaaataaacgagagtaatgataccttcctttcatgtatagtgtacatgtaagacaaacagattctttaaattcatcgctgtcattacatcagtctattagcatctcattcgcaatgaaataatttgcatttcacgtgtgcagaaaatgattcatattttggtaataGGAATTGTACTTCTCTTTAgcgtatcttacaaaagtataagcacgcattgcagaaagcactttttagaacaaaaaaaatcaacgaaagactgacttgcctttcgctagtagtaaaatcgttttaaacgtcttatgtaaacaagaccacaagctgaaataactgcacaaaaatatgagattgtaaacgtatattgcatttaacaccagagagagagagagagagacttgaacgctccaaggctgcgggtaaaaacttgtacgaattggtccaaaatcaacgaattagtatgcattcatagtgcaatgttctcgtttaaagtaaaattcactaacaaactcaaattcgtatattcgagctctcatcatgattttgatttcagtcttcatgaaacgagtcttaatttatacagattttttgttattgtacgaatgagtaagtgctaattattagatctagttgattaagtgcacactaattttgaaacatgaaataataatgtaaatagcattcatttctgtgaactcaggtttattcgcgaatattagtatgttcagtagtcaggctagagaccgaccggaatgaaaataatgagctatgtaacagaacttgttttcattgtacagataagatcgaggatgaaatacatgtactcgttcactgtccgttgtatgttgatgttcaggagggttgacataatttataactgatatagtctttaattgtaagctatgtaaatattgtcgttgtttttagggtctgttagttataaatcaagcgtgggtaaccattgctaatgagttaatttccgacctggtcataatatacttgatttcttaaaccattttatattatgcgcgttagtgcatcttatcgcagtgtcattgttttacgtaaatatatttatatatctatcaacggttactagatttaccgaaagcgcgggtacaaattaatgctcgtgtaaacacgttcataaaaacataaattgcatcaagattatgactttgttgaaattatgatctgtttacgtcgtatttgctcaatcagcatttagtagtataagtcttataatctaagtaatttacgtcatcaacAATGCCACCAAAACCGTTTATGCGATTCTAATTAAGAGCGCAGTATTTAGCAGATTTGAATAGAAACCAACACTCGTTAAGTCATGTAACGCGCTAAAGAAAGTATATAATGGCCATTGAAGAAACAtgcctaatttgtgaaatttctgaagtcgcgaattcttcagaattgtgaaaatgagtcgcgaacttgcaaTATTTGCGAAAACACGTGAGTTttccaaattgtgattttttaaagattaaatgtagtaaatagttagtattcaataatttcattttttttacacttcatttattcggaaatttaaacatcgcatgccattaaactgaaataatgaccctatgattatatcttcaatatacttagtataagaataatttttgtgtgaacgcatctccttgcaatttcaattgattttctttcaactcatggacattattcagggcgacatgcagttgtGCGTAATTGCGGAAAGTTATGTACTGTCTATTATGtagaaagttatggccattgGAATATCTGATTCTATTAACCCCAATTGTTCCTGAATCTGAatacctaattcccccatacaaaggttaatatttatgtgtaaattgttattcatgataacaattcactgtctcagtaaaacggctattaccgtcaaaCACAGTATTTATATAGTATTCCGTATCTGAAAAAGTGTTCATTTCATAAAGCATGTATGTTTccttggttaagaaaaaaaaatattcatatgttgaataaggttgagcattttgatcgaggcaatgtaaatacaaacacgcttgtatgtgttagtgttattctattatatcattaaaacacccttgtaaatgtttggtcatatcttctgaccacatctagaatatcagaacCATACTACGGAATTTCAATAACATCTTTTGCAAAAattgattgtgtatatttgtaagtattatactgaataatacaaataaatccgTATCAACTCGCTTTCAACTGTGTTtctgtttttgaagtttttaatatgcattgtttatTCGTACACAGTACGGTGTGCCAAACCTGTAATAGTGAGAATTGAGCCATGAATACATTGTATCCTAAATGAATACACAAGATCCTTATCAGTGAattcattatatgattttctcCAGAAATGAGATACACAGTAAATTCGCTGCTGCCTAATACACAACTCATAgtgaaacatttgtaattgaaaaataaatgaccGCACACTATAGAATcgtcattataattatcatgtttcttgatattacttgtttTATCACAATCGTATATAAAGTAGGGCGAGATTATTAatagcactatccggattccgtactttaaTAATACTTGTTAGGATTTTCAACTAAATTTTCTGAGTCCCCTAAACCTAAATTTTCATAAAGGACCACACTCGTGTCACTTATATGCAACGTTATGAATGCCCTTCGTAACGGTCATTTGGTCACGCTTGGTCAATATTTGTGCCCGCCTGAGCCCCTCCCCTGTGATGACCCcaccaatttaaggtaaaaccTAAGAAACTGGTCGTATGCATGCGCGATAAGAATTTTCATCCTTCTTTGTCCCCATCTCACCTGAatcttatttttctcaatttctcttGTATGAACGGAacatgaatatattgttttttcttcacatcaaatcccgttcattgtacattaaaccataTTTACAGGTTGTTGTTTTCGTCGTCGGTGCAAATGACATCGGCACAAAGACCCCGGTTCGAGTTTTTGAGGACATCGTGGCACTCTGTGAAGGGGTACACAACGCTACACCAAGCGCGACTATCCTTATATCCGAACTACTCCCAAGGGCACGGAACCGCTTCAATGGCAACGGTTATCGACAAGACTTCCTAGAACACTGGAACTACGATGCTGGCGTTGTCAACAAGCTGCTACGCGAGTTTGCCAGCAAGGTGCCGTGGGTTCGTGTCATTGAACATCCGGAATTCCACACCATGTTCGGTAAACAAACTTACGTTTTACTGTATCTTCTTATACTATGTGAACCCGTAATATCGATCCACACGTTTAAACTATCGATAATGCTTTTGGATATTTGAGTTTGATAGTACTATTCTTTCGCCCGCAAGTAACTTCAATTTTCCCTGAATATGTAATATGAAAAGACGCTACAATTGGCTAATGTTTTACGCTCTCTTAAAGTTTGTTAACTATTGGCCTACTTACATCAAGCTTCCGTGCGGCAGAGTTTGAGAGGTCGCATATAGAACGGGAGGTTATGGGTTCGAAGACCGCCAATATCAGGATGTTTTGAcattcaaaaactattttgctaacacacattggaaaaatatagATGTTGACATTGGTGATCAATCTTGTGGcactgttattatatattatgtattcaaCATAACTATGGTGGTATCATGGAATATCGACCTCGACTTAAATGTCCATCATCTTTAATTATGGCGAACAACGCAAATTCGTAACACATGGGTGTTTCGTAAACAATgcgaaattttaaattttgaagaaaaacttAACTGCTATTCTTATTATTGTTTATCTATACATTTCTCTAAAAACAAtagttgttcatttttttaacaatcttaGCTTGGTCTCATTGCAGGAGCCAATGTCTATCTCCTCAGCAGAGATGGTCTGCATCTGACCATAGATGGTACGAACACGGTTGCAAGCAACATAGAAACAGCCGTCACGTCTCTAACGAAACCAACTAGACCGACTTACCCAGGGCCTGATACTCAGTCCAGCCGTCCCGCGCCTACACATACAACACCGACATACGAATATGGACCCCGGCGTTACAGTGATGTTCTATCAGGTCAGGGCGTAACGTcacatggtggtggtggtggtggtagtaggggtggtggtggtagtggtggtggttgttgtggtGTTGGCggtgtggtagtggtagtggtggtgggtgggcggtggtggtggtggtgtggggGGGTGGTGTGCGTTGGTGGGTGGTGTGTGGTGTTGGTTAGTAGGgatggtggtagtaggggtggtggtggtggtgtggtagTATGGGGTGTTGGTGTTGGTAGTAGGttggtggtagtaggggtgggattgtggtggtggttggtggtgtgTGGTGTTGGTGTTGGTAGTAGGGAgggtggtggtaggggtggtggtggtggtagaaggggtTTTGGTAGTGTTGGTGGGTCGGCGGTGGTGGTGTGTGTAGGGGTGGTGTTGTTGGTAGTGTGGCGGTGGTAAGTGGTGGGGGTGCGTGGTGTGGTAGAGGTGGCTGTGGTGTTGATGTGGTATTTGTTGGTAATAGGAGTGGTGTAGTAGGTGGtggtattggtggtggtggtggtgtagtatgGAGGGTGGGTGGTTAGTAcgggtggtggtagtggttgGTGGTAGTTgtagtggcggtggtggtggtagggtggtggtgttggtagtagggatgtggtagtaggggtggtattgatggtggtggtggtggtagtgttggtagtagggatggtggtggtagaaggggtggtggtggtagtggtggtggtggcggtggtggtggtagtagggttggtggtggtggtagtggtggtggtggcgggtggtggtggtagtggtggtggtggcggtgggtGGTGGTAGAGGTGgcggtggtgttgatggtggtggtgttggtaataGGAGTGGTGGTAGTAGGGGGTGGTattgggtggtggtggtggtggtggtagtagggatggtggtgggtagtacgggtggtggtagtgttggtggtagtggtagtggcggtggtggtggtagtgggtggtggtgttggtagtagggatggtggtagtaggggtggtattgatggtggtggtggtggtagtgttggtagtagggatggtggtggtagaaggggtggtggtagtggtggtggtggcggtggtggtggtagtaggggtggtggtggtggtagtggtggtggtggcaggtGGTGGGGGTAGGGGTGgcggtggtgttgatggtggtggtattGGTAATAGGGGTGGTGGTAGTAGGTGGTGGTTGTTGATGGTGGTAggggtggtgatggtggtggtgttggtaataGGGCTGGTGGTAGCAGGGGTGgtattggtggtggtgttggtggtggtaggggtggtggtggcggtcggtggtagtgttggtggtggtggtagtacgggtggtggtggcggtggtggtagtgttggtggtggtggtagtacgggtggtggtagtggtagtggtggttgtggcggtggtggtaggggtggcggtgtgttgttgttggtggtggtggtggtggtagtacgggtggtggtagaagggggtggtggtagaaggggtggtTGTGGTAGTGTTGGGGGTGATGGtagggggtggtggtggtggtggtggtagtaggggtggttgTGGTAGTGTTTGGGGGTGGTGGTAGTAAGGGTGGTTGGGGTGGtgtggtggtggcggtgatggtggtagggctggtggtggtggtggtaggggtggtggtggtggtggtggcggttgattggtggtagtggtggcggtgatgttgttgttggtggtggtggtggtagttacGGGTGGTGGTAGAAGGGTGGTGGTTtagaaggggtggtggtggtggtggtggtggtagtagtaggggtgttgatggtggtggtggtggtcagTACGGGTGGTAGTAGATGGGGTTGTGGTAGaagggggtggtggtggtggtggtggtgatggtggtggtgagaCGCGACACGAGCAGCACGCTTCTCCATATACTCATCTCGAACTTGATGAGATAGTCCGATGGATTGAAGATGCTACCAAAGTTCCGCACGGTAGAAAAAGACAGTCCGGTGGGGGCGGTACTGCAGTAGTACATTCAACCAGAAGGAACCATTGTCTGCACAGATTGTTGACGACATAATGGGTGCTTGTGAGGCTGGGCAAGGTAAGGTATCAACTGACATGCCTTTCAACATAAGTGGTGGGGATATATATGTGGTAGCTTTAGACTCATTAGCAATGAAAAAAGACGTTCGCGTGGACAAATATATGTGGGTAAATAACGGTCGCAGACGCTTTCCAAAGAAAAAACCAACGATGTTTaagtcatttttcaaaattaaattagtcGAAAACCAACATTCACAAtcttttcaaaagcatatatacgaacgcttagaaaatggaaaatttgcaatTATACATTACCTTGGAGACCCCACCATATATACACCACTAGCACATGGGAATTCTAAGAGTAAGGAAACGGTGTTTATAAGAACAAATCCTTCTGTTATTGAACATATCAAGTCACGTGCTGATGATGAAACCGTTAGTGCTAATTTTATAGACAAAGAATTGAAATGCAAAGCTGAGAAAGGTACAGATTTTGGTGTAAAAACAGCAAGAAACGTTCGCCaggtaaaaaatcatttatacaaaAGTAGAAGTGAAAAACGTTATAGCAACGACGAAATATATAATCTCTGTGAAATTTCAATAGATTTAgaaaattttaacaaacaaattgacgTCTTTCCATCCCTGGTGTGCATATCGGGGTTGGAAGAAATACTGACAGAATTCAATGAATTACTAATGTTCGACTCCGATACACccctaaaaatgttttatgacacAACTTATAAAATGGGGCACTTGTTTGTTAGTGTTCTGtcatatcaacatattttgtttgaagGCAATAAAATAGTGCCCGTAGCATTCATGATGCACGAACGGCGAGACGCAAAATTCCATGAAAGGTTTTTCAGTGTTTTAAAGGAACATAttccaaatttaaaaagaacacattttccgcTAATTTGTGATCGCGAGGCcggaataaaattagcaattcaGAATTCGCTACCcaacatacaaattattcacTGCTGGAATCACATACGAACAGACGTAACTACTTGGCTTAAGAAAACTAATGCAAAAAGTGATGATTTCTCCGTGTACACTAAACATGTGCAAGACTTAATGAAATGTGCAACTGAAGACGATTACACTGACCATAAATCTAAAATAGAACAAGAGTGGAGCCAGGAATTTAAgaactattttgacagacatttGCATCAAACCATTTTGAATAATTCTGGTCGTTGGGTGTTAGAAAAATTAGGCATATACAATCCCTACTCAGGAATAACCAGTAACCCCGCCGAATcaattaataatatgataaaagCAATACAACACAGGAAAGAGCTACCggtagatttaatatgtttaaacttactaATGTGTCAAAAATCAGTTTATGCAGACATACAAtgtggtcgagcaggatttggtaattttaaattaagaaaagacTGTGAATACGCCAGATTAGACAGAAGTGAAATTAATGTACCCCACATATCCGGTACACCGGATGATATTTTAAGACAAGCGAAAGAAGCACTAGAGCATTTCCAAAAATCAGGTGAAATTACTGATAAACCGATTGAAACCAATTTAATAACAAGAGAAAATGTCATCGacggagaaaaaaataatttggaaatatttaaagataaaaacattacttGTATTGACGATAAGGAATTAGGGGAAAGGAAGggtattgaaaagaatatgtcccAAAAAGCTTTGGcggaatttattataaataatgataaaataaaattaatcccATCCATGAAAACCTTTATTGTTGAGGGAATACATGGCTCCAAACGTTTGGTGACAATCATGCCAAAAGAAACATGTAGTTGTCCGTCAACTGGACTTTGTTATCACCTACTAGCGGTTAAAATGACTCTGAATATTGATGGAATCTGTGATAAACGCACGGTTAAAAATCTCACGCTTCTTCGAAAAAATAGCAAACCGCGTGT from Dreissena polymorpha isolate Duluth1 chromosome 1, UMN_Dpol_1.0, whole genome shotgun sequence carries:
- the LOC127833475 gene encoding uncharacterized protein LOC127833475 codes for the protein MNILFFLHIKSRSLYIKPYLQVVVFVVGANDIGTKTPVRVFEDIVALCEGVHNATPSATILISELLPRARNRFNGNGYRQDFLEHWNYDAGVVNKLLREFASKVPWVRVIEHPEFHTMFGANVYLLSRDGLHLTIDGTNTVASNIETAVTSLTKPTRPTYPGPDTQSSRPAPTHTTPTYEYGPRRYSDVLSGQGVTSHGGGGGDFSVP